From Cellulomonas chengniuliangii, the proteins below share one genomic window:
- a CDS encoding trans-sulfuration enzyme family protein has protein sequence MSHEPADQAPSTLAVTAGRPVRTQGSPVNPPLVLSSTYVSTGVPGPGELLYARAGTETWQPFEEALAALEGSTRPGLVFGSGMAAIAAAFSLIPVGGRLVMPRHSYQVTLAFAHELAERSGVDVVLVDIDDTPAVLAAVAAAPTSMLWVESPTNPMLEVADLPALIAGAHAEGALVAVDNTFATPLGQQPLSMGADLVVHSVTKYLAGHSDVVLGAALADDAELHGRLLAHRTLHGAIAGPFEVWLALRGLRTLALRVERSQATAAELARRLAEHPDVLEVRHPSLPSDPGHERAARLMNGFGSIIGVRPRGGSDAADTVTRAVRLWAPATSLGGVESTLERRRRFATESLTVPEDLLRLSVGIEDVEDVWRDLDQALRAAHAAPAASAEALADEVAGA, from the coding sequence ATGTCGCACGAGCCCGCAGACCAGGCCCCGTCCACCCTCGCCGTGACCGCCGGACGGCCTGTCCGCACGCAGGGCTCACCGGTCAATCCGCCGCTCGTGCTGTCCTCCACGTACGTCTCAACGGGCGTGCCCGGCCCGGGCGAGCTGCTGTACGCGCGCGCCGGCACGGAGACGTGGCAGCCGTTCGAGGAGGCGCTGGCTGCGCTCGAGGGCTCCACCAGGCCCGGGCTCGTGTTCGGCTCGGGCATGGCGGCCATCGCCGCGGCGTTCTCCCTGATCCCCGTCGGCGGCCGCCTCGTGATGCCGCGCCACTCGTACCAGGTGACCCTCGCCTTCGCGCATGAGCTCGCGGAGCGGTCGGGCGTCGACGTCGTGCTCGTGGACATCGACGACACCCCCGCCGTGCTCGCCGCGGTGGCCGCCGCCCCGACGTCCATGCTGTGGGTCGAGTCGCCCACCAACCCGATGCTCGAGGTGGCGGACCTGCCCGCGCTCATCGCCGGAGCCCACGCGGAGGGCGCCCTGGTCGCGGTCGACAACACGTTCGCCACGCCGCTGGGGCAGCAGCCGCTGTCCATGGGCGCGGACCTGGTGGTCCACTCCGTGACGAAGTACCTCGCGGGGCACAGCGACGTGGTGCTCGGCGCCGCGCTCGCCGACGACGCCGAGCTGCACGGCCGGCTGCTGGCGCACCGCACCCTGCACGGCGCGATCGCCGGGCCGTTCGAGGTGTGGCTCGCGCTGCGCGGGCTGCGCACGCTGGCATTGCGGGTCGAGCGCTCGCAGGCCACCGCGGCCGAGCTCGCCCGGCGGCTGGCGGAGCACCCGGACGTGCTCGAGGTGCGTCACCCGAGCCTTCCGTCCGACCCTGGCCACGAGCGGGCGGCGCGCCTGATGAACGGGTTCGGCTCGATCATCGGGGTGCGTCCCCGCGGCGGGTCGGACGCGGCCGACACGGTGACGCGGGCGGTCCGCCTGTGGGCGCCCGCGACGAGCCTGGGCGGCGTCGAGTCCACCCTGGAGCGGCGTCGGCGGTTCGCCACCGAGTCCCTCACCGTGCCGGAGGACCTGCTGCGGCTGTCGGTCGGCATCGAGGACGTCGAGGACGTCTGGCGCGACCTGGACCAGGCGCTGCGCGCGGCGCACGCCGCTCCGGCGGCCAGCGCGGAGGCGCTCGCCGACGAGGTCGCGGGCGCCTAG
- a CDS encoding D-alanine--D-alanine ligase family protein: MDTTPRPQDLAPTSTPAGRPRVLLLFGGRSGEHAISCATAGGVLRAIDRDRYDVIPVGITPSGRWVGVDPDPDAWSITNGRLPQVADAPERVLLPQSTDERSAHVLADGLPPRDLGRIDVVFPLLHGPFGEDGTVQGMLELADLRYVGAGVLASAVGMDKQFMKLVLAGQGLPIGPYTVLRPGELDRDPDGVRARLEPLGLPLFVKPARAGSSLGITRVTDLADLPAAVAEAERHDPKVIIEAAIVGREIECAVLGSPGAQRARASLPGEIVVTDARHDFYDFEAKYLAEADVELSCPADLPADIIERVRDVAVRTFEAVDCEGLARVDVFVTEAGEVVVNEINTMPGFTPFSMYPRMWEASGLPYSQLVDELLQLALHRPTGLR, from the coding sequence ATGGACACGACCCCGCGCCCCCAGGACCTTGCCCCGACGTCCACCCCGGCCGGGCGCCCTCGGGTGCTGCTGCTCTTCGGCGGCCGCTCGGGGGAGCACGCGATCAGCTGTGCGACCGCGGGCGGCGTGCTGCGGGCGATCGACCGCGACCGCTACGACGTGATCCCGGTGGGCATCACCCCCAGCGGCCGGTGGGTGGGCGTCGATCCGGACCCGGACGCGTGGTCGATCACCAACGGCAGGCTGCCGCAGGTCGCGGACGCCCCGGAGCGCGTCCTGCTGCCTCAGTCCACTGACGAGCGGTCGGCGCACGTGCTGGCCGACGGCCTGCCGCCTCGGGACCTGGGGCGGATCGACGTGGTGTTCCCGTTGCTGCACGGCCCGTTCGGCGAGGACGGCACCGTGCAGGGCATGCTCGAGCTGGCCGACCTGCGGTACGTCGGAGCCGGGGTGCTCGCGTCCGCGGTGGGCATGGACAAGCAGTTCATGAAGCTGGTCCTCGCGGGCCAGGGGCTGCCGATCGGCCCGTACACGGTGCTGCGGCCCGGCGAGCTGGACCGCGACCCCGACGGGGTGCGCGCGCGCCTCGAGCCGCTGGGCCTGCCGCTGTTCGTCAAGCCGGCCCGGGCGGGCTCCAGCCTGGGCATCACACGGGTGACCGACCTCGCCGACCTGCCCGCCGCGGTGGCCGAGGCCGAGCGCCACGACCCGAAGGTGATCATCGAGGCGGCCATCGTCGGCCGTGAGATCGAGTGCGCGGTGCTCGGCAGCCCGGGCGCGCAGCGTGCTCGGGCGTCCCTGCCCGGCGAGATCGTGGTCACCGACGCCCGGCACGACTTCTACGACTTCGAGGCGAAGTACCTGGCGGAGGCGGACGTCGAGCTGAGCTGCCCCGCCGACCTGCCCGCCGACATCATCGAGCGGGTGCGGGACGTCGCCGTGCGCACCTTCGAGGCCGTCGACTGCGAGGGGTTGGCCAGGGTCGACGTGTTCGTCACGGAGGCGGGCGAGGTCGTCGTCAACGAGATCAACACGATGCCCGGCTTCACGCCGTTCTCGATGTACCCGCGCATGTGGGAGGCCTCGGGCCTGCCGTACTCGCAGCTCGTCGACGAGCTGCTCCAGCTGGCCCTGCACCGGCCCACCGGCCTGCGCTGA
- a CDS encoding DUF3515 domain-containing protein, which produces MNPASRARRPLSVAAAASALGLLLAGCTSAVSVASAPHAADPACASVVLALPEVLGDLELLDTTSQASAAWGSPEAAVVLRCGVDAPPPTTDRCVTVETPGGPSVDWVTVAGEPDADGATDWTFTTYGREPAVELLVPAAVTAGHSTSFVDQLGPAIALVEPTRSCL; this is translated from the coding sequence GTGAATCCCGCATCCCGCGCGCGACGGCCCCTCAGCGTGGCCGCCGCGGCCTCAGCGCTCGGCCTGCTGCTCGCGGGCTGCACGTCGGCGGTGTCGGTGGCCAGCGCCCCCCACGCCGCGGACCCCGCCTGCGCCAGCGTCGTGCTGGCCCTGCCCGAGGTGCTCGGCGACCTCGAGCTCCTCGACACGACCAGCCAGGCCAGCGCCGCGTGGGGCTCGCCCGAGGCCGCCGTGGTGCTGCGCTGCGGGGTCGACGCCCCGCCTCCCACCACCGACCGCTGCGTCACCGTCGAGACCCCGGGCGGGCCCTCGGTGGACTGGGTGACGGTGGCCGGCGAGCCGGACGCCGACGGCGCGACCGACTGGACGTTCACCACCTACGGCCGCGAGCCCGCCGTCGAGCTGCTGGTGCCGGCCGCGGTCACCGCGGGCCACTCGACGAGCTTCGTCGACCAGCTCGGCCCAGCCATCGCCCTCGTGGAGCCCACCCGCTCCTGCCTGTGA
- a CDS encoding thiamine-phosphate kinase: MSASDDPTVADLSEDAILARIFPHLPQGPGTVVPPGDDAAVVRAQDGRVVVSTDVLVEGQHFRREWSSGADVGWRAAAQNLADIAAMGARPTALVVALVAPADLPASWVEGLARGLAGACGPHGAGVVGGDLSGGPVVVVSVTVLGDLEGRVPVLRSGARPGDVVAHAGVRGRSAAGLALLGAGLPDLDPTLVAAYLRPDPPIAAGAAAAASGATAMLDVSDGLLRDAGRIAAASGSRIDLDPVDVAFGEDLARVSAAARAVGADPRAWVLTGGEDHGLLATFPARTPLPAPFRVVGRVLAASEDEPAVTVGGGAPEVSGVGWDHFAR, from the coding sequence GTGAGCGCTTCCGACGACCCGACCGTCGCCGACCTGTCCGAGGACGCGATCCTCGCCCGGATCTTCCCCCACCTGCCCCAGGGACCCGGCACCGTCGTGCCGCCCGGCGACGACGCGGCCGTGGTGCGCGCGCAGGACGGTCGTGTGGTCGTCTCGACGGACGTCCTGGTGGAGGGGCAGCACTTCCGCCGGGAGTGGTCGAGCGGCGCCGACGTGGGCTGGCGGGCGGCTGCGCAGAACCTCGCCGACATCGCCGCGATGGGCGCCCGCCCCACGGCCCTGGTGGTGGCGCTCGTCGCCCCGGCGGACCTGCCCGCCTCGTGGGTGGAAGGGCTCGCGCGCGGGCTCGCGGGCGCCTGCGGCCCGCACGGCGCGGGCGTCGTCGGCGGCGACCTGTCCGGAGGCCCGGTGGTGGTCGTCTCGGTGACGGTGCTGGGAGACCTGGAAGGGAGGGTGCCCGTGCTGCGCTCCGGGGCGCGGCCCGGCGACGTGGTCGCGCACGCGGGAGTCCGTGGGCGCTCCGCCGCCGGTCTGGCGCTGCTCGGCGCGGGCCTGCCCGACCTGGACCCCACGCTGGTCGCCGCGTACCTGCGCCCCGACCCCCCGATCGCCGCGGGCGCCGCGGCCGCCGCGTCGGGGGCGACGGCGATGCTCGACGTCTCCGACGGGCTGCTGCGCGACGCCGGGCGGATCGCCGCCGCGAGCGGGTCGCGGATCGACCTGGACCCGGTGGACGTGGCCTTCGGGGAGGACCTGGCCCGGGTCTCGGCGGCGGCGCGCGCCGTGGGGGCCGATCCCCGGGCCTGGGTGCTGACCGGCGGTGAGGACCACGGCCTGCTGGCGACGTTCCCCGCCCGCACGCCGCTGCCGGCGCCCTTCCGGGTCGTGGGACGGGTGCTCGCGGCCTCGGAGGATGAGCCCGCGGTCACGGTCGGCGGTGGCGCGCCCGAAGTGTCCGGCGTCGGGTGGGACCACTTCGCGCGGTAG
- a CDS encoding GNAT family N-acetyltransferase, whose product MPDDLDEVTIRTAQVDDAPAIARVHVRSWQEAYESIVPAAHLASLDPETRADEWARNLANGPHDHVRTWIAALEGALLGFVTVGPSRDEDARPREREIYSMYLDPGTWGHGVARHLVRTVVHELGESAPLSLWVLAENERARHFFRRTGFQPDGTERFEDVGGAELLQVRYRRG is encoded by the coding sequence ATGCCGGACGATCTCGACGAGGTGACCATCCGCACCGCCCAGGTGGACGACGCCCCCGCGATCGCGCGTGTGCACGTGCGATCCTGGCAGGAGGCCTACGAGAGCATCGTGCCCGCCGCGCACCTGGCCTCACTCGATCCGGAGACCCGCGCCGACGAGTGGGCCCGGAACCTGGCGAACGGCCCGCACGACCACGTCCGCACGTGGATCGCGGCGCTCGAGGGGGCCCTGCTCGGGTTCGTGACCGTCGGACCGAGTCGGGACGAGGACGCGCGACCGCGCGAGCGCGAGATCTACTCGATGTACCTGGACCCGGGGACGTGGGGGCACGGCGTCGCCCGCCACCTCGTCCGGACGGTGGTGCACGAGCTCGGGGAGTCGGCGCCCCTATCGCTGTGGGTGCTCGCCGAGAACGAGCGCGCCCGCCACTTCTTCCGCCGCACGGGCTTCCAGCCCGACGGCACCGAGCGCTTCGAGGACGTGGGCGGCGCCGAGCTGCTCCAGGTCCGCTACCGCCGCGGCTGA
- the rpmB gene encoding 50S ribosomal protein L28, which produces MAANCEVCAKGPSFGHSISHSHVRTKRRWNPNIQRVRAVVAGTPKRLYVCTSCLKAGKVQRAI; this is translated from the coding sequence GTGGCTGCCAACTGCGAAGTCTGCGCCAAGGGCCCGAGCTTCGGGCACAGCATCTCGCACTCTCACGTGCGGACGAAGCGTCGCTGGAACCCGAACATCCAGCGCGTGCGCGCCGTCGTCGCGGGAACCCCGAAGCGTCTGTACGTCTGCACCTCCTGCCTCAAGGCCGGCAAGGTCCAGCGCGCGATCTGA
- a CDS encoding DAK2 domain-containing protein translates to MRLLDGTAVRAWALAAQEALAGARDRIDAVNVFPVADSDTGTNLHLTVAGGAAEVAALPGEGADEGADVAARAFARGALLAARGNSGVIVSQYLAGLAEALPARADGAQVAQALRAAATAAMRAVADPQEGTVLTLARVMGEAAVSASCAPGTGPADVAAVLRAATEQGRASLGPISAKHPQLRAAHVLDAGACGLLVLVQALARVAAGQEQEPADLDWLPASGPKPHPAPQGGGAYEVMLLVRPRHEGGSGEGPGPGLEGGLGAVLSARMQAVGDSVAVVGAEGLWNVHVHTDDPARAIAEAAVGARDQVVVRLLRPEDPGCGGGARAGEQPVAPAPGVVACTASPELAAALAAGGAVVLVRCDGAEVGGRNLQRALTDASASRVVLLPGDASTAEQARSAAHGLAPGVQVEVVEALDDLRVLVGLLALQGGPGDGCTRLAGCAAALARLRTARVDDPDAASLAAALDRLVDEHGAQPESLTVLLGHTVDEVLAAGLEAYAADRHPGLATVVAGPVETLPGVWLGVD, encoded by the coding sequence GTGAGACTGCTCGACGGGACGGCTGTGCGCGCCTGGGCGCTCGCGGCGCAGGAGGCGCTGGCCGGTGCGCGCGACCGCATCGACGCGGTGAACGTGTTCCCGGTGGCCGACTCGGACACCGGGACCAACCTGCACCTCACCGTCGCCGGGGGCGCCGCCGAGGTCGCCGCGCTGCCGGGCGAGGGGGCCGACGAGGGCGCCGACGTCGCGGCCCGGGCCTTCGCGCGCGGGGCCCTGCTCGCCGCGCGGGGGAACTCCGGCGTCATCGTCAGCCAGTACCTCGCGGGCCTCGCCGAGGCGCTTCCCGCCCGAGCCGACGGCGCCCAGGTCGCCCAGGCGCTCCGCGCGGCCGCGACCGCGGCGATGCGAGCCGTCGCCGACCCGCAGGAGGGCACGGTGCTGACCCTCGCCCGGGTGATGGGCGAGGCCGCCGTGTCGGCGTCGTGCGCGCCAGGCACGGGGCCCGCGGACGTCGCGGCGGTGCTGCGCGCCGCCACGGAGCAGGGCCGCGCGAGCCTCGGCCCGATCAGCGCGAAGCACCCCCAGCTGCGGGCGGCCCACGTGCTCGACGCCGGCGCCTGCGGCCTGCTGGTCCTGGTGCAGGCGCTCGCGCGGGTCGCCGCCGGCCAGGAGCAGGAGCCGGCCGACCTGGACTGGCTGCCCGCCTCGGGGCCGAAGCCGCACCCAGCCCCGCAGGGCGGAGGGGCGTACGAGGTGATGCTGCTGGTGCGCCCCCGGCATGAGGGCGGGTCGGGGGAGGGCCCGGGCCCCGGGCTCGAGGGCGGCCTCGGGGCAGTGCTGAGCGCGCGGATGCAGGCCGTCGGGGACTCCGTCGCCGTGGTGGGCGCCGAGGGCCTGTGGAACGTGCACGTGCACACCGACGACCCCGCGCGGGCGATCGCCGAGGCCGCAGTGGGCGCGCGCGACCAGGTGGTGGTCCGCCTGCTCCGCCCCGAAGATCCGGGGTGCGGCGGTGGAGCGCGCGCCGGGGAGCAGCCGGTGGCGCCCGCGCCCGGGGTCGTCGCGTGCACCGCGTCCCCCGAGCTCGCCGCGGCGCTCGCGGCGGGCGGAGCAGTCGTCCTGGTCCGCTGCGACGGCGCCGAGGTCGGCGGCCGGAACCTGCAGCGCGCGCTGACCGACGCCAGCGCGTCCCGGGTCGTGCTGCTGCCCGGTGATGCGTCCACCGCCGAGCAGGCCAGGTCGGCCGCCCATGGGCTGGCGCCCGGCGTCCAGGTGGAGGTCGTCGAGGCGCTCGACGACCTTCGGGTGCTCGTCGGGCTCCTCGCCCTGCAGGGCGGCCCGGGCGACGGCTGCACGCGGCTCGCCGGATGCGCGGCGGCGTTGGCGCGGCTGCGCACGGCGCGCGTCGACGACCCCGACGCGGCGTCCCTCGCGGCGGCGCTCGACCGGCTCGTCGACGAGCACGGCGCCCAGCCGGAGTCGCTCACCGTGCTGCTCGGGCACACGGTCGACGAGGTGCTGGCAGCCGGGCTGGAGGCGTACGCGGCGGACCGCCACCCCGGGCTCGCCACGGTCGTGGCAGGGCCCGTTGAGACGCTGCCCGGCGTCTGGCTGGGGGTCGACTGA
- a CDS encoding ATP-dependent DNA helicase RecG: MSVPDDAVVRPGARQDEPLARVLGERSAAPLAKLGLRTAGDLLRHYPRRYSEPGTLTDLASLTVGEHVTVMAEVQQATVREMRSRGGAMLQAVVTDGSRTLHLTFFAKRRGALRVHEQRLLPGRTGMFTGVVSDYRGQRQLTHPDYQLIGVDADDEAAALVEASRPIPIYPASAGAPTWRVQRCVRTVLDPLTDADLPDPLPEPVRARRGLVGLREALGLVHEPYDDGQWRRGQDRLRFEEAFVLQAELARRRARTAQQEAVARPRVPGALLDQFDERLPFALTAGQREVGETLARELAGAHPMQRLLQGEVGSGKTVVALRAMLQVVDAGGQAALLAPTEVLAAQHVRTLRLLLGELAEGGFLGGADLSTRVALLTGSQGAAARRENLLDAASGRAGIVVGTHALLTETVQFADLGLVVVDEQHRFGVEQRDLLRAKAAQTPHLLVMTATPIPRTVAMTVFGDLETSTLREIPAGRSGVTTHVVPADNAAWVERTWQRVREEVERGGRAYVVCPRIEPDDEQAKGSRRGAGRHGDGDGADLLADDLGALDGSAADGGPGDGGPPARVLRSVVDVAAELRARPALAGLQVGELHGRMSPDEKERALADFASGRVPVLVCTTVIEVGVDVPEATVMVVLDADRFGLSQLHQLRGRVGRGSAPGLCLLVARAPEGTPAATRLATLAGTSDGFELAAADLGLRREGDVLGAAQSGATSSLRLLRVTRDADVIADARADARELVDADPELVGWPALRDAIDRQLAGERDEFLDRA, encoded by the coding sequence ATGAGCGTGCCCGACGACGCCGTGGTGCGCCCTGGCGCCCGGCAGGACGAGCCGCTGGCCCGGGTGCTCGGGGAGCGCAGCGCCGCCCCGCTGGCGAAGCTGGGCCTGCGGACGGCGGGCGACCTGCTCCGGCACTACCCTCGCCGGTACTCCGAGCCCGGCACGCTCACCGACCTCGCGAGCCTCACCGTGGGCGAGCACGTGACCGTCATGGCGGAGGTGCAGCAGGCCACCGTCCGGGAGATGCGCTCACGGGGCGGCGCGATGCTGCAGGCCGTGGTCACGGACGGCTCGCGCACGCTGCACCTGACGTTCTTCGCCAAGCGCCGCGGCGCGTTGCGGGTGCACGAGCAGCGCCTGCTGCCGGGCCGCACGGGCATGTTCACCGGCGTGGTCTCCGACTACCGAGGCCAGCGGCAGCTCACCCACCCCGACTACCAGCTCATCGGCGTCGACGCCGACGACGAGGCCGCCGCTCTCGTGGAGGCCAGCCGGCCGATCCCGATCTACCCGGCCTCGGCCGGGGCGCCCACCTGGCGCGTGCAGCGCTGCGTGCGGACGGTCCTGGACCCGCTCACGGACGCGGACCTGCCCGATCCGCTGCCCGAGCCGGTGCGCGCGCGTCGCGGCCTGGTGGGGCTGCGGGAGGCGCTCGGGCTCGTGCACGAGCCCTACGACGACGGGCAGTGGCGCCGCGGGCAGGACAGGCTGCGGTTCGAGGAGGCGTTCGTGCTGCAGGCCGAGCTGGCCCGCCGCCGGGCCCGCACCGCGCAGCAGGAGGCCGTCGCGCGCCCGCGGGTCCCCGGGGCGCTGCTTGACCAGTTCGACGAGCGGCTGCCGTTCGCCCTGACCGCCGGGCAGCGCGAGGTGGGGGAGACCCTCGCCCGCGAGCTCGCCGGCGCGCACCCCATGCAGCGCCTGCTGCAGGGCGAGGTCGGATCGGGCAAGACGGTCGTGGCGCTGCGCGCGATGCTGCAGGTGGTCGACGCGGGCGGCCAGGCGGCGCTGCTGGCCCCCACCGAGGTGCTCGCCGCCCAGCACGTGCGCACGCTGCGCCTGCTGCTCGGCGAGCTCGCCGAGGGCGGCTTCCTCGGGGGCGCGGACCTGAGCACCCGGGTCGCGCTGCTCACCGGCTCGCAGGGCGCGGCTGCCCGCCGGGAGAACCTCCTCGACGCGGCGAGCGGTCGCGCGGGCATCGTGGTCGGCACGCACGCGCTGCTCACCGAGACCGTGCAGTTCGCCGACCTCGGCCTGGTGGTGGTCGACGAGCAGCACCGCTTCGGCGTCGAGCAGCGGGACCTGCTGCGCGCCAAGGCCGCCCAGACGCCGCACCTGCTCGTGATGACGGCCACGCCCATCCCGCGCACCGTCGCGATGACCGTGTTCGGGGACCTCGAGACCTCGACCCTGCGCGAGATCCCCGCGGGCCGCAGCGGCGTCACCACGCACGTGGTCCCCGCAGACAACGCCGCCTGGGTCGAGCGCACCTGGCAGCGGGTGCGCGAGGAGGTGGAGCGCGGCGGGCGCGCGTACGTCGTGTGCCCGCGCATCGAGCCCGACGACGAGCAGGCCAAGGGGTCCCGGCGGGGCGCCGGGCGGCACGGCGACGGCGACGGGGCGGACCTGCTGGCCGACGACCTCGGCGCCCTCGACGGGAGCGCGGCCGACGGTGGGCCCGGCGATGGCGGCCCGCCCGCCCGGGTGCTGCGGTCGGTGGTCGACGTGGCCGCCGAGCTGCGCGCCCGCCCTGCCCTCGCGGGCCTCCAGGTGGGCGAGCTGCACGGGCGCATGAGCCCCGACGAGAAGGAGCGGGCGCTCGCCGACTTCGCCTCGGGCCGAGTCCCCGTGCTGGTGTGCACCACCGTCATCGAGGTCGGCGTGGACGTGCCCGAGGCGACAGTGATGGTGGTGCTCGACGCCGATCGCTTCGGCCTCTCCCAGCTGCACCAGTTGCGCGGCCGGGTGGGCCGCGGCTCGGCCCCCGGCCTCTGCCTGCTGGTCGCCAGGGCGCCCGAGGGGACCCCCGCCGCCACGCGGCTGGCCACCCTCGCGGGGACCTCCGACGGCTTCGAGCTCGCCGCGGCCGACCTGGGCCTGCGCCGTGAGGGCGACGTGCTCGGCGCCGCGCAGTCCGGGGCCACGAGCTCGCTGCGCCTGCTGCGGGTCACCCGCGACGCCGACGTGATCGCCGACGCCCGTGCCGACGCGCGCGAGCTCGTCGACGCCGACCCCGAGCTCGTCGGGTGGCCGGCCCTGCGCGACGCGATCGACAGGCAGCTCGCCGGCGAGCGGGACGAGTTCCTCGACCGCGCCTGA
- a CDS encoding ABC transporter ATP-binding protein, translating to MSKAPVIRARNLLVGYGGEPVCAPVTFTLGPGRVLALVGANGSGKSTVLRAVLGLLKPAGGAVEVFGRPVDEREAGFRAKVASVLDDDAYFPALTVEEHLYLTARGHGVRGADEVVADALEAFGLTEHGASLPVALSSGQRRRLLLAAGFVRPRALLVLDEPEQRLDLTMRSRLAERLVAEKSTGGSVLLATHDPVLLRAVADRAVLIADDECELLSADDAAAAIAPGVL from the coding sequence GTGTCCAAGGCCCCTGTCATCCGCGCCCGCAACCTCCTCGTCGGGTACGGCGGGGAGCCCGTGTGCGCTCCCGTCACCTTCACCCTCGGGCCGGGCCGTGTGCTGGCCCTGGTCGGCGCGAACGGCTCGGGCAAGTCCACGGTGCTGCGTGCCGTGCTGGGCCTGCTCAAGCCCGCCGGGGGCGCCGTGGAGGTCTTCGGCCGCCCGGTCGACGAGCGCGAGGCCGGCTTCCGCGCGAAGGTCGCGAGCGTCCTCGACGACGACGCCTACTTCCCGGCGCTCACGGTCGAAGAGCACCTGTACCTGACGGCCCGCGGGCACGGGGTGCGCGGCGCCGACGAGGTCGTCGCGGACGCGCTCGAGGCCTTCGGGCTGACCGAGCACGGCGCCTCGCTCCCCGTGGCCCTGTCCTCCGGCCAGCGGCGCCGGCTGCTCCTGGCCGCGGGCTTCGTGCGGCCGCGCGCCCTGCTGGTCCTCGACGAGCCCGAGCAGCGGCTCGACCTGACGATGCGCAGCCGGCTGGCCGAGCGCCTCGTCGCCGAGAAGTCCACCGGGGGCTCGGTGCTCCTCGCGACCCACGACCCGGTGCTGCTGCGCGCCGTCGCCGACCGGGCCGTGCTGATCGCCGATGACGAGTGCGAGTTGCTGAGCGCCGACGACGCCGCCGCCGCGATCGCGCCGGGCGTGCTGTGA